AGACGCCACATGTCGCCGATGTCGCCCTGCGGGATGCGGAACAGCTGCGGCATGTAGTCGGAAAAAATGACATACACGCTGACCCCCAGGATCAGGACCTTGATGATGTTCTTGAGGAACTCCACCAGGTTCTTGAGGGAAAAGACCTGCTTGAACCATTTGCCCATGCTCAGGTTTTCAAGCTTGGGCATGGCGGCCTGTACGGAAAACAGCACGCCCACCTGCATCAGGTTGGCGCAAAGGGCCACGGCCATGACCATGCCGATGAGCGGCAGGGCCACGCGCAGGGAACAGAGCAGGATGGACGTGGAAGCCAGGGGCAGGGCCTCCTCGAAGGGCCTGTCCATGAGCAGCATGGGGATCTCGCCCATGGTCAGCATGGTGTTGAGCATGTCGGAGGCCAGGGCCAGCAGATAGACGGCCACTGCCATGACGGTCAGCGCCGAGGGCACGTCCTGGCTTTTGGCCACCTGGCCTTTTTCCCGGGAATCCCGCAGGCGTTTCGGGGTCGGTTGTTCTGTCTTTTCACTGCTCATGGGCGCATGGGTCTCCGCAGCCCGCGGCTGTCGTCACAGCCGGCGGACAAGCGTGGCGATATCAGTCCCCTCCCGGCAGGAGGTTGTTCAGCTTGAGGATGGATTCCCTCGTAAAATCGAACAGTTCCGGTGCATGTGACAGCAGCAGCCCAAAATAGAAGCACAGCAGGAAGGCCGCGATGCCGCATTTGATGGGCATGGCCAGCACATACACGTTGAGCTGGGACGCGAAACGGTTGATCAGCCCCAGGGCCACGTCGGTCAAAAGGCAGGCCGCCGCGATGGGCCCTGCCAGCAGCAGCATGTGGCCCATGAGCCAGCCGACTTTTTCGGCAAAATACAGGGGCGCTCCCTGGGGCACGTCCAGGGGCAAAAGCTGCGTCACCGGCCAGATGTCATAGCTGGCGTACACCAGCCCCACGAAGGCCAGAAAGGCCCCGGACGTATAAAAAATGTAGACCAGGCTCTGGAACAGCAGCTGGCCCAGAGGGCTGCTCTGGTCGCCGGAAAGGATGTCCGCCCCTTCGGCCATGGTGGCGCCGCGCTGGTTGTCCATGAAGAAACCGGCGCTTTGTACGGCCCAGAAGACGATGCCCGCAAGAAAGCCGATCATCAGGCCGAGCACGGCCTCCTTGAGCAGGAGCAGGGCCAGCCGTCCCCCCACGGCCAGGGAAAGTGCGGCAGAGAGCGTCATGTCCTCGGTAAGATGGCTGACGATGACAGGATGCAGGGGCAGGTACAGGGCCAGCACCAGCAGCAGGCGGATCTGGCCCGTCACCACCGCGGAGCCGAAAAAAGGCGCCACGGTGACCAGGGCGAAGAAGCGCGGCATGCCCAGCAGCAAGGCCGTGAGATGTCCGTAGACCCCGAGTTCCTGCAAAAATTGCGAAAAATCCATGCCTGTCCTGTTCCATGCGTGTCCTGGGGGCCGTCCAGCCTGCCGTCAGCATCCGGGCCTGCCGTTCAGAGCAGGTAGAAACGGTTGAAGATGTCCTCGCTGTACTGCAATATCTCCCCGCTCAGCCATTTGCCCATGAGGAAGAGGGTCAGCCCCACGGCCAGCAGCTTGACGCCGAACGCCAGGGTCTGTTCCTGCAGCTGGGTGATGGCCTGGATGAGGCTGAGCACGATGCCCACCACCGAGGCCACGATGATGGGCGGCAGGGAAAGGATCATGACCAGATACAGGGCCTTGACGGCATAATCGATGGCAAGTTCCATGCCTTGCTCCTAGAGGCGGATCCGGTTCATGGGCTGGACGCTGATCTCCGGGGTGAGCTCCTGGTAGGAGACCACGGGCAGACGGTAGTGCTCCGCCTCGATGAGGCGGCGCACATAGCGCCGGATGTCCATGCTGGCCAGCAGGACAGGCATCTGGACATGCTTGCGGTAATCGCCTGCCGCGGCCCCCACGGCCGCGATGAAGCGGCGCGAGGTGTCGGGGTCCAGCGCCAGGAAGGCCCCGGCCGACGTCTGGCGGATGGCCTTGCGGATGGTCTCTTCCACCGAGGGGTCCATGAGTATGGCCGGCAGCATGTTCTGGCCCCGTGAATACATGTAGCTGATCTGGCGCTTGAGGGCCCCGCGCACATACTCGGTCAGCATGACGGTATCCTTTTCCTTGGGGCTCCATTCGATGATGGCCTCCAGGATGTTCCGCAGGTCGCGGATGGAGACCTGCTCCTGCGCCAGACGCTGGAAGATCTCCGCGATGCGCTGCACGGGCAGCAGGCGGGTGGCTTCGCGCACCAGGTCCGGCGCGCGTTCTTCCATGCGGTCCAGCAGGTATTTGGTCTCCTGCATGCCGATGAAGCTGGAGGCGTGCCGCGCCAGGATCAGGGAAAGATGATAGGCCAGGATGCGCGAGTGGGTCATGCAGGAGAGCCCGGCCTGTTCCAGCAGGGCCTGCTTCTCCGCCGGGATCCACAGGCTTTCCACGTCAGGCAGGAAGTTCTCCCCGCGCTTCACCTCCAGGCCGAGCATGCGCAGGGTGTCCTCGCTTTCGCGCGCCAGCACCATGCCCTGTTCCAGATGCCCGCGAGACATGGGGATCTCGTTGACCTGGAGTTCATAGGCCAGGCCCGACAGGGTCGACGAGATGCGCAGATTGATGCCGGGAAAGGGCACGCCAAGGTCGAAATACAGCGCACGGCGCAGGGCGGAAAGCTCGTCGTTGAGGCTGTCATAATCCAGGGACGCGGCCAGGCCTTCCGAGATGTCCAGGATGATGGGGACCGTGGGCGCGAAATCGTCCTGGGGACCGGAGGGGCGCCCCTTGCGTTCCTTGCGGGCGGCGGACTTGAGGGACTGGCCGAGTTCCTTGCGGGCGTCCCGGGGCGCGGGGGCGGAGCGGATCCTGTCCAGGATGTAGCCGAGGCCGGCGATGGCGAAGGCCAGGGTGAAAAGCTGCGGCTTGGGGAAACCGGGGATGAGCGCGAACAGGAAGATCAGCCCGCCCGCCATGAGCAGGGCCTTGGGCTGGGCAAAGAACTGGCCGCCGATCTGCGCGCCCACATCTTCCTGGCTGTCGCCGGAACGGGTGATGAGGATGCCGGCCGAGATGGCGATGATGAGCGAGGGTATCTGGGAGACGAGACCGTCGCCGATGGTCAGGATGCCGTAGATCTCCAGGGCCTCGCCGGCGGAAATGCCGTGCTGGGTGATGCCGATGACGGTACCGCCCACGATGTTGACCACAGCCACGATCATGCCGGCGATGCTGTCGCCCTTGACGAACTTCATGGCGCCGTCCATGGCGCCGAACATCTTGCTTTCCTGGCTGATGACCTCGCGGCGGCGCTGGGCTTCTTCCATGTCGATGACGCCGGCGCGCATGTCCGCGTCGATGGACATCTGTTTGCCGGGCATGGCATCCAGGGTGAAGCGCGCGCCCACCTCGGCCACACGTTCGGCCCCCTTGGCGATGACCAGGAACTGGACGATGGTCAGGATCAGGAAGACCACGGCCCCCACCACGAAATTGCCGCCCAGGGCGAACTCGCCGAAGGTCTGGATGATCTCGCCGGCGTCGGCGTTGAGCAGGATCAGGCGGGTGGTGGTGATGTTCAGGCCCACGCGGAACAGAGTGGTGAACAGCAGCATGGTGGGAAAAGACGAGAACTCCAGCGGCGTCCTGACATACATGGTCATCATCATGATGGCGAAGGACAGGGCCAGGTTGGCGCCGATGAGCGTGTCCACCAGGGCCGTGGGCAGGGGCATGATCATCAGGGCGATGACGGCCACCAGCAGGCCCACCAGGGCAAGGTCGCTGTGTTTCGTCGTCAGGGAGACGATGTGGCGTGCGTCGGAGAACAGGCTCACAGGCGGCCCCCCCCTGCGGCAAGATAGGCATTGAGGGCATTGCGGGCCTCATCGGTGCGCCGGGTCTGCCACAGGGCCCGGGCCCTGAGCAGGTGCAGCACGGCATCCCGGGAGGCCAGCGGCCCGCCCGCCAGGACAAGGTCCAGCTGTTCCAGGGCCCGCTCGGGGTCGCCCAGCTCCAGCCAGGCCACGGCAAGGCAGCGCCGGGCCCAGAGGTCGGCGGGATCCAGGGCAAGCAGGGCCAGGGCCAGTTTGCGGGCACGCTGGAACTGCCCCATGCGCAGGAAAAGGTGCCCCAGGACCTGGAGGGCACGGCGCTGGCCGGGGGTGGGCCGGGAGAGGGGCTCCGCCATGCTAGCCTCCCACCATCAGGCCCGTATAGGCCCGGAGCAGTTCGGTATTTTCCAGCAAGGGCGCCAGCTCGTCACGCACGAAGGCCCGCACGGCGGGCTTGTCGCTGTTCCTGAGGGCCTCCAGGGCGCCCTGCAGCTCCATATGGAAAAGTTCGGGCTGGAGGATGGAGCCGTCCCCCACGGCCGGACAGAGGGCCTCCTCAAGCTGCTGGGCCGCCTTGCAGCTGTTGTACAGCTCGTCCAGACCGGCCTCGCGCATGGCGCTGGAGGCCAGCGGGCGGGCATCGGGAAGGTGCCCCGCCGTGCCGGGGGCCATGATGTTCTGTATCCCCAGTCCGGGGTCCAGCAGATTGATGGGGGATGATGCCATGCTCAGGCTCCCTGCAGATGGTTCATGACGCGGGCCAGCTCCATGACGGCGTCTTCCAGGAGGGCGGCCGTGACCTGGCGCTCGGGAAGGCGGGTCAGGAGGATCAGGGTGTCCCCCTTCATGCCGGCGGTCAGGGGAAAAGCGGATGCGTGCCGGAAATGGCACAGGGCCAGGGCCCGCTCGGGCAATGTGCCGTCATAGGGCGGGAAAGGGCGGGACAGATAGAGCAGCAGCTCCTCTTCGCCCCGCCGTTGCTGCCTTTCAAAGTACAGGCGTCCCATGCCGCTGACATCAAGCGCCGCCAGGCCCTGCGGGGAAAAGGCCAGTCCGGGCAGGCCCATGCGCATGCCGAAAGCGTTCAGTTCGTGGTCCAGCATATGATCTCCGCGTGTGTCTTGGACAAAGCCCTATCCCTGCTCCGCCAGCCAGGCGTCTTCCTCGGCGATGGCGGCATCCACGGCATCCTGGACGGCATCCAGCACCTTCATGCGGCCCTCGTTGCCGTCGAACAGGGACGGCGCGAAGGCGCGCGCGGTGTTGAGCAGCTCCTGGAGGAAAAGCACCTTGCGCTCGATGTCCGGGGCGCCGGCTTCTTCGGCCAGCCGGCTGATGCGGCTACCGCTGATGTAACGTTCCTTGCGCAGATCCAGCACCTTGCCCAGCAGCGCCATGTCATCCAGGGGGCAGTGGCGGATCCCGTGGACACTGCTCCAGCGCTCCAGCAGACGGGCGCACAGGCTGCGGGCGCTTTGCAGCTGCCGCAGCTCACCAAGGCTGCCATTGACGTGCTCCAGGTGGCTGCTCTCCATACTGGGCACATCGGCCGCAAGATCGCTGGCCAGCGCCTTGTAGAGGAAATCCAGCGCGGCGTCGAAATCATTGCCGTACGTCTTCTGGATATGGTCGTAGAGGCTGTTGACGTCCTCAAAATGGCAGACGGTCTCCCGATAGAAGCTCCCCAGCGCGCCGGCATCGCCCAGACCTTCGAACCCCCGGGCATTGAGCGCGCCGTTGATCCCGGCCCGTATGGCGGGGCCTTCCGTGCGCTCCAGCTCTTCCAGGGCCTCATCCAGGACGCGCAGGGTCTCCGGCGGGGTGTCGGGGGCAGCGGACAGCTCGTCATGGATGTCCTTGAGGGCGGCCCAGGCCTCGGAAGGGTCAGGAAAGAAGCGGCGCAGCTGGCGCAGGGCCTCTTCCTTTTCGGCCCGGGAGTCCAGGAAGCCCTTGAGGGCCCTTGTCTTCTGTATCTCGCGGGCTTCACGCATCATCTCCTGGTACTTTTTGATGCGTTCCTCCATGGCCTCGTTGATCTCGTCCCGTTCCTTGCGTTCCTCCAGTTCAAAGTCATCCGTGCTGTCCGCGGCAAAGGTCAGTTCCTCTGCGGCATCGGCCAGCAGGGACATGGGAGACTCCACGATCGTGGCGGCATTGCCGAACAGCGACCCGGTGGCGGCCGCCGCGGCTCCCGTCCCCGGGGATACGGCGGTACGGCCCTGCTGTTGCTGGATGGAGAAATCGATGCTCATGGCGGGTGGCTCCCGGTCACGCAAAAAGTTGTTGGCAATATGGTATGCTATATGCCAAAATCATGCCACATATTTCTGGTAGCATGAGCCTGTGGCAACGGCAAGGGTGGCTGTGGCGGATCCGCCGGCCTGCCCGCAAAAAAACTCCGCTGGGGAGCACATTGAGAGAACGTCGTTGCTTGCCTGGAAGGACTGGATGCCAATATTGTTGGCATCTTGCTCTCTTTTCTGGCATTTTAGCTGTCTTGTCAACCAGATATGGAAATGGCACGCTTTGTGCTTGACGAATAGCAACGATAACCCAAAAGGAGTTTGCCATGTCGTTTACGGAACAGGATATGAAGAAGCAGATGGACGACTTTGCCGCTCTCCGTGAAGAGTTCTCCCGTCTGGAAAGCCAGGAAAAAGCCATGCGCAAGCAGCTCGGCCTGCCGGAACAGGGGCAGGAGAAGACGGACCCGGCCTCCCTGGCCCCCGAGCTGCGCAAGATGGTCGAGGAAGCCGAGGCCGAGGCCCGCCGTGCCGGTGACGCCCGTGCCGCGCAGGCCCGTGCCGCGGCCAGACCGGCAGCGGCCGGCAGCATCCCCGGCAGCGGCCGCCGGAACATCGTCCGCCTGTAGCGGGCGGGTACCCTCCTGTTTCCCGCGGCCGGTGCCGGATGGCACTCTTTTTTGCTCGTTTCCCCACAGGGCATCATAAAAAGGAATACTTATGAGTCAGGTCGACCTCAATACCGTCTCTGCAACGTCTTCCCTTGGTGAGCTGGGGCCCACCACGAGCCTGCAGCTGATGTTCGCCAAGCTGCAGCTGGAACTGGCCGAGACCGCCAAGACCCAGGCCATGGACAAGATGGACGCCATCGCCCAGGCGCAGGACGAACAGAAACTTGTCTCCCAGCTGCTCAACGAGGCCCGGCAGTCCAAGGCCGACGCCAATTCCGGCATTGCCGCCGGCACGCAGACCGAGACCTATTCCAACGGCAAGACGGAAAAAAACACCAAGAACTGCACCCTGATGTCCAAGGAAATGGTGGATTACATGGACGCGCACGGCCTTGCCTACGACAAGACCGGCGGTGACTATAACCATAGTTCCGATGAATGGGACGTGGCCATCACGGCCCTGGAAGGCCGCCTGGAAGAGCTGGGCAGCAATACCCAGCAGGAGATGGTCTACATCCAGGACTATATGGGACAGTACAACTCCTATCTGCAGGGCGCCAACACCCAGATCTCCAACGCCAACCAGACCCTCACCAGTCTGGCCCGTGGCCAGTAGACGGTGGCCGGCAAAGGATAGTGATATGAGTCAGGTCAATTTTACTTCAACATCCTCCGTTTCGTTCGGTGAGCTGGGGCCCACCACGAGCCTGCAGCTGATGTTCGCCAAGCTGCAGCTGGAACTGGCCGAGACCGCCAAGACCCAGGCCATGGACAAAATGGATGCCATCTCCCAGGCGCAGGACGAGCAGAAGCTCGTTTCCGGGCTGCTCAACGAGGCCCGGCAGGCCCAGGCCGATGCCAAGGCCGGTGTGGGCAATGACCAGGAAAAGACCCAGACCTATGAGCTCCCCAAGAAGGACGCCAACGGCAATGTGATGCATGACGCCCAGGGGAACGTGGTCTATGAGACGGTCACCGAGACCGTACCCAAGGGCAACAACGCGACCTTCATGAGCCAGGAGATGGTGGACTACATGGACGCCAACGGCCTTGCCTATGACAAGACCGCCAACAACCACTCGCACAGCGCCGACGAGTGGGACGTGGCCATCACATCACTGGAAAGCCGCCTGGAGGAGCTGGGCACCAATACCCAGCAGGAGATGGTCTATATCCAGGACTACATGGGCCAGTACAACTCCTATCTGCAGGGCGCCAACACCCAGATCGCCAATTCCAACCAGACCCTCACCAGCCTGGCCCGCGGCCAGTAGGAAAATGACATGAACCAGGTCGATTTTACTTCAACATCCTCTGTCTCGTTCGGTGAGCTGGGGCCCACCACGAGCCTGCAGCTGATGTTCGCCAAGCTGCAGCTGGAACTGGCCGGGACCGCCAAGAGCCAGGCCATGGAAAAGATGGACGCCATCTCCCAGGCGCAGGACGAGCAGAAGCTCGTCTCCCAGCTGCTCAACGAGGCCCGGCAGTCCCAGGCCGACGCCAAGGCCGGAGTGAACAGCAAGCAGTCATACACGTACACGTTCACCCGGGAAGACGGGAGCACATATACGAAAACGGAAACAAGCACGGACAACGCCATTCCCATGTCACAGGCTATGGTGGACTATATGGATGCCCACGGGTTGGCCTATGACAAGTCCAATGGTGACCACCTGCAGCTTGCCGACGAATGGGACGTGGCCATCACGTCGCTGGAAAGCCGCCTGGAGGAGCTGGGCACCAATACCCAGCAGGAGATGGTCTATATCCAGGACTACATGGGCCAGTACAACTCCTATCTGCAGGGTGCCAACACCCAGATCGCCAACTCCAACCAGACCCTCACCAGCCTGGCCCGCGGCCAGTAGCCGCCGGACGTGACAGGATGACGGCACACCCACTCCAAGGAGCTATCATGAGTCAGATCATCGAACAGGAAAAAGACATCCAGGCCGCCCTGCTGGACATGGCCAAGGCGGCGGGATTTACGGAAGCGGAGTTCCATACCATCCAGGCCGCCCTGGAAAAGGGGGCGACCCTGGCCGATGTGTTCAACATCAGCAAGGACACCTTGGAGTCCGGCTATGCCTATGCCTACAACCTGTACAAGGCGGGCAACTACAAGGATGCCGAAAGCATGTTCCGCGGCCTCTGCATGTATGATGGTGACGATCCCCGCTACTGGATGGGCCTGGCCGGTTGCCTGCAGGCCCGGGAAGCCTGGCAGCAGGCCATCGATACCTACGGCATGGCCGGTGTGGCCGGCGGGCTCAAGGATCCCGCGCCGTTCTACTATGGCGGCCTGTGCTATCTGAAGCTGGGTGACGGGGAGAATGCGGCGGCTTCCTTCCGTGCCGCCCTGGGGCTGGGCGATGCCTCCCTTCCTGCGCACAAGGCCGTCCATGACCGTATCCGTGCCCTGCTTGCCACGCTGGCCCAGTCCAAGGAGTGATGCCATGACTATGGTTCAGGGAACACAGTCCGGGACGCCCACTGCCAATCTGAACGCGCTGCTGCAACTGGCGGCGACCCAGCAGGGCACGGGCAACACCCTGGATGTCAAGGATCTGGAAGAAAGCCTCAGTGCGCTGCGCGCCTTCCTGGCCGCGAGCGGGGATTCGCTGCTGCCGGATCTTGAGGCACCGTCTTCGAAGAGCGGCACGGTCTCGCTGTCCGGCCTGACCATGAGCGGCCTTTCGCTGGAAACGCTGCTGGATGCCGTCGGCTTCGAGCAGCGGCGTACCGAGACCAAGGCCGGCGTGGCCTCGCTGGAGGCCCGCGCCCAGGAACGCGCCATAGCCAATGACGAAAAGCTCAAGTCCGTCCAGGAGCAGCTGGAGAAGGCCAAGAGCCAGAGTTTTCTGAATGGCCTGCTCAAGGCGTTCAAGATCATCGGCATGGTCCTGGCGGCCATCGGTTCTGTGGCCATGATCGCCGCCGGTTCTGTGGGCCTGGCGGCCGGTGGTTCCGGTGCGGCGCTCATCGCTGTCGGTGTCGCGAGCCTGGCGCTGCTGACCAGCTCCATCATGGAGGAGGCATCAGGCGGCAAGGCCGGCTTCAGCCCGTCGTTCATCATCGGCAAGATCATGGATGCGTGCGGCGCCAGCGATACGGCGATCCAGTGGACGAAGTTCGCCGTGGATCTTGCCACCACCATCGCCATGACGGCGCTCACGTTCGGTGCCGGGGCGGCAGGCGCGGCCGGAAAGGTCGCCCAGACCGCCACCAAGGCTGTTTCGGATACGGCCCAGACCATCCAGAAGGCGGCCTCGTGGACGGCCCGCGTGGCCACCATGGCCGGTGGGGTGAACACCGTCGCCCAGTCGGCCACCACCATCGCTTCCGCCTCCAACGAAAAGGACATCAGCTTCCTGCAGGCCCAGCAGAAGCGTCTGCAGGCCATCCTGGAACGCATCGCCATGGCCAATGATCTGGATGTGGAACACATCAAGGAGATGATGCAGCGCTCCGAGCAGACGCTCCGGACCGTGTCGGACATCGTCCAGGAAAGCGTGCAGGCCAATGTGGCCATCCTCAGCGGCAATCCGGCCATGGCCTGATGCCTGAAAAGGGAGACAGTATGGACACCACCATCACGAATGCAACGGGATACAGCTCCATCGAGTACAACAGGCTGCTGGAGCAGGCCCAGGCGAAAGGTGTCAGTGCCGCCAGGGTCGATGAGGCCCTGATCGACGCCATCCAGGCCGGCAAGGATTTTACCGCGGCCGTCAAGGATGTGCAGAGCCAGCTG
This is a stretch of genomic DNA from Desulfovibrio piger. It encodes these proteins:
- a CDS encoding USH1C-binding protein 1 → MSQVNFTSTSSVSFGELGPTTSLQLMFAKLQLELAETAKTQAMDKMDAISQAQDEQKLVSGLLNEARQAQADAKAGVGNDQEKTQTYELPKKDANGNVMHDAQGNVVYETVTETVPKGNNATFMSQEMVDYMDANGLAYDKTANNHSHSADEWDVAITSLESRLEELGTNTQQEMVYIQDYMGQYNSYLQGANTQIANSNQTLTSLARGQ
- a CDS encoding YopB/SseC family type III secretion system translocon subunit; this encodes MTMVQGTQSGTPTANLNALLQLAATQQGTGNTLDVKDLEESLSALRAFLAASGDSLLPDLEAPSSKSGTVSLSGLTMSGLSLETLLDAVGFEQRRTETKAGVASLEARAQERAIANDEKLKSVQEQLEKAKSQSFLNGLLKAFKIIGMVLAAIGSVAMIAAGSVGLAAGGSGAALIAVGVASLALLTSSIMEEASGGKAGFSPSFIIGKIMDACGASDTAIQWTKFAVDLATTIAMTALTFGAGAAGAAGKVAQTATKAVSDTAQTIQKAASWTARVATMAGGVNTVAQSATTIASASNEKDISFLQAQQKRLQAILERIAMANDLDVEHIKEMMQRSEQTLRTVSDIVQESVQANVAILSGNPAMA
- a CDS encoding tetratricopeptide repeat protein — its product is MAEPLSRPTPGQRRALQVLGHLFLRMGQFQRARKLALALLALDPADLWARRCLAVAWLELGDPERALEQLDLVLAGGPLASRDAVLHLLRARALWQTRRTDEARNALNAYLAAGGGRL
- a CDS encoding type III secretion protein, with the protein product MASSPINLLDPGLGIQNIMAPGTAGHLPDARPLASSAMREAGLDELYNSCKAAQQLEEALCPAVGDGSILQPELFHMELQGALEALRNSDKPAVRAFVRDELAPLLENTELLRAYTGLMVGG
- a CDS encoding USH1C-binding protein 1 codes for the protein MSQVDLNTVSATSSLGELGPTTSLQLMFAKLQLELAETAKTQAMDKMDAIAQAQDEQKLVSQLLNEARQSKADANSGIAAGTQTETYSNGKTEKNTKNCTLMSKEMVDYMDAHGLAYDKTGGDYNHSSDEWDVAITALEGRLEELGSNTQQEMVYIQDYMGQYNSYLQGANTQISNANQTLTSLARGQ
- the sctW gene encoding type III secretion system gatekeeper subunit SctW, which produces MSIDFSIQQQQGRTAVSPGTGAAAAATGSLFGNAATIVESPMSLLADAAEELTFAADSTDDFELEERKERDEINEAMEERIKKYQEMMREAREIQKTRALKGFLDSRAEKEEALRQLRRFFPDPSEAWAALKDIHDELSAAPDTPPETLRVLDEALEELERTEGPAIRAGINGALNARGFEGLGDAGALGSFYRETVCHFEDVNSLYDHIQKTYGNDFDAALDFLYKALASDLAADVPSMESSHLEHVNGSLGELRQLQSARSLCARLLERWSSVHGIRHCPLDDMALLGKVLDLRKERYISGSRISRLAEEAGAPDIERKVLFLQELLNTARAFAPSLFDGNEGRMKVLDAVQDAVDAAIAEEDAWLAEQG
- the sctT gene encoding type III secretion system export apparatus subunit SctT — its product is MDFSQFLQELGVYGHLTALLLGMPRFFALVTVAPFFGSAVVTGQIRLLLVLALYLPLHPVIVSHLTEDMTLSAALSLAVGGRLALLLLKEAVLGLMIGFLAGIVFWAVQSAGFFMDNQRGATMAEGADILSGDQSSPLGQLLFQSLVYIFYTSGAFLAFVGLVYASYDIWPVTQLLPLDVPQGAPLYFAEKVGWLMGHMLLLAGPIAAACLLTDVALGLINRFASQLNVYVLAMPIKCGIAAFLLCFYFGLLLSHAPELFDFTRESILKLNNLLPGGD
- the sctS gene encoding type III secretion system export apparatus subunit SctS — protein: MELAIDYAVKALYLVMILSLPPIIVASVVGIVLSLIQAITQLQEQTLAFGVKLLAVGLTLFLMGKWLSGEILQYSEDIFNRFYLL
- a CDS encoding USH1C-binding protein 1, which produces MNQVDFTSTSSVSFGELGPTTSLQLMFAKLQLELAGTAKSQAMEKMDAISQAQDEQKLVSQLLNEARQSQADAKAGVNSKQSYTYTFTREDGSTYTKTETSTDNAIPMSQAMVDYMDAHGLAYDKSNGDHLQLADEWDVAITSLESRLEELGTNTQQEMVYIQDYMGQYNSYLQGANTQIANSNQTLTSLARGQ
- the sctV gene encoding type III secretion system export apparatus subunit SctV; translated protein: MSLFSDARHIVSLTTKHSDLALVGLLVAVIALMIMPLPTALVDTLIGANLALSFAIMMMTMYVRTPLEFSSFPTMLLFTTLFRVGLNITTTRLILLNADAGEIIQTFGEFALGGNFVVGAVVFLILTIVQFLVIAKGAERVAEVGARFTLDAMPGKQMSIDADMRAGVIDMEEAQRRREVISQESKMFGAMDGAMKFVKGDSIAGMIVAVVNIVGGTVIGITQHGISAGEALEIYGILTIGDGLVSQIPSLIIAISAGILITRSGDSQEDVGAQIGGQFFAQPKALLMAGGLIFLFALIPGFPKPQLFTLAFAIAGLGYILDRIRSAPAPRDARKELGQSLKSAARKERKGRPSGPQDDFAPTVPIILDISEGLAASLDYDSLNDELSALRRALYFDLGVPFPGINLRISSTLSGLAYELQVNEIPMSRGHLEQGMVLARESEDTLRMLGLEVKRGENFLPDVESLWIPAEKQALLEQAGLSCMTHSRILAYHLSLILARHASSFIGMQETKYLLDRMEERAPDLVREATRLLPVQRIAEIFQRLAQEQVSIRDLRNILEAIIEWSPKEKDTVMLTEYVRGALKRQISYMYSRGQNMLPAILMDPSVEETIRKAIRQTSAGAFLALDPDTSRRFIAAVGAAAGDYRKHVQMPVLLASMDIRRYVRRLIEAEHYRLPVVSYQELTPEISVQPMNRIRL
- a CDS encoding SycD/LcrH family type III secretion system chaperone; this encodes MSQIIEQEKDIQAALLDMAKAAGFTEAEFHTIQAALEKGATLADVFNISKDTLESGYAYAYNLYKAGNYKDAESMFRGLCMYDGDDPRYWMGLAGCLQAREAWQQAIDTYGMAGVAGGLKDPAPFYYGGLCYLKLGDGENAAASFRAALGLGDASLPAHKAVHDRIRALLATLAQSKE
- the sycN gene encoding type III secretion chaperone SycN; this encodes MLDHELNAFGMRMGLPGLAFSPQGLAALDVSGMGRLYFERQQRRGEEELLLYLSRPFPPYDGTLPERALALCHFRHASAFPLTAGMKGDTLILLTRLPERQVTAALLEDAVMELARVMNHLQGA
- the sctU gene encoding type III secretion system export apparatus subunit SctU translates to MSSEKTEQPTPKRLRDSREKGQVAKSQDVPSALTVMAVAVYLLALASDMLNTMLTMGEIPMLLMDRPFEEALPLASTSILLCSLRVALPLIGMVMAVALCANLMQVGVLFSVQAAMPKLENLSMGKWFKQVFSLKNLVEFLKNIIKVLILGVSVYVIFSDYMPQLFRIPQGDIGDMWRLLGSACGELVLVSAGVFCVIAAADWCFQKWQFNKQHMMSKEEVKREYKESEGDPLIKGKRKQLHQEMIAQNQIANVRKAKVLVTNPTHFAVALDYEKDRTPLPVILAKGQGVLAQRMIETAREEGIPIMRNVPLARSLYEQGTENSYIPQDLIGPVAEVLRWVQSLRQG